From Sander lucioperca isolate FBNREF2018 chromosome 14, SLUC_FBN_1.2, whole genome shotgun sequence, the proteins below share one genomic window:
- the LOC116047087 gene encoding glycogen synthase kinase-3 beta-like, with protein MSGSGRPRTSSFAEPPGVPGTAAASTGSAAAVGSSTGKSGVPQASGSSSSGCSNLKLARDSGKVTTVVATPGQGPDRPLEVSYTDIKVIGNGSFGVVYQARLIDSQEMVAIKKVLQDKRFKNRELQIMRKLDHCNIVRLRYFFYSSGEKKDEVYLNLVLDFVPETVYRVARHFNKAKSIIPIIYVKVYMYQLFRSLAYIHSQGVCHRDIKPQNLLVDPETAILKLCDFGSAKQLVRGEPNVSYICSRYYRAPELIFGATDYTANIDIWSAGCVLAELLLGQPIFPGDSGVDQLVEIIKVLGTPTREQIREMNPNYTEFKFPQIKAHPWTKVFKPRTPPEAIALCSRLLEYTPASRFSPLEACSHTFFDELRQPNTRLPSGRELPMLFNFSTTELSIQPQLNPTLIPPHARAHTAASAHDGTGSDSSQHSSVPGSLNSI; from the exons ATGAGCGGCAGCGGGCGGCCCAGGACCAGCTCGTTTGCTGAGCCGCCAGGTGTTCCAGGAACTGCCGCTGCGTCCACCGGATCAGCCGCTGCCGTGGGGAGCAGCACAGGAAAGTCCGGGGTCCCGCAGGCCTCCGGCAGCAGCTCGTCGGGATGCTCGAACCTTAAGCTGGCCA GAGACAGCGGGAAGGTGACAACAGTCGTGGCCACACCAGGTCAGGGCCCGGACCGCCCACTGGAAGTCTCTTACACTGACATCAAG GTGATTGGCAATGGGTCGTTTGGTGTGGTGTATCAAGCCCGCCTCATCGACAGTCAAGAGATGGTGGCCATTAAAAAGGTTCTGCAGGATAAGAGGTTCAAG AATCGGGAACTACAGATCATGAGGAAGCTGGACCACTGCAACATTGTCAGACTACGTTACTTCTTCTACTCCAGTGGAGAGAAG AAAGATGAAGTGTATCTCAACCTGGTGCTGGACTTTGTCCCTGAGACGGTCTACAGGGTTGCCAGGCATTTTAACAAGGCCAAGAGCATCATTCCTATCATATATGTGAAg GTGTATATGTACCAGTTGTTTCGCAGTCTGGCTTATATCCATTCCCAGGGCGTGTGTCACAGAGACATCAAGCCCCAAAACCTGCTTGTCGACCCAGAAACTGCCATCCTCAAGCTGTGTGACTTTGGCAG CGCCAAGCAGCTGGTCCGCGGTGAACCCAACGTGTCGTATATCTGCTCACGGTATTATCGCGCCCCTGAGCTCATTTTTGGTGCCACAGACTACACGGCAAACATTGACATCTGGTCAGCAGGCTGCGTACTGGCTGAGCTGCTGCTCGGACAACCCATATTCCCCGGTGACAGTGGGGTGGACCAGCTCGTAGAGATTATCAAG GTCCTAGGAACCCCAACAAGGGAACAAATCCGAGAGATGAACCCAAACTACACAGAATTCAAGTTTCCTCAGATCAAAGCTCATCCATGGACCAAG GTGTTTAAACCTCGCACCCCTCCAGAGGCCATCGCTCTTTGCTCCCGGTTGCTGGAGTACACGCCGGCCTCACGGTTCTCCCCGTTAGAGGCCTGTTCACACACCTTTTTTGACGAGCTGCGCCAGCCGAACACACGACTGCCGAGTGGTCGAGAACTGCCCATGCTCTTCAACTTCAGCACCACAG AGCTGTCCATCCAGCCCCAGCTGAACCCAACCCTCATTCCTCCCCACGCTCGCGCTCATACAGCTGCTTCCGCCCACG ATGGTACCGGTTCAGATTCATCTCAACACAGTTCAGTACCAGGATCTCTCAACAGCATCTGA